In a single window of the Panthera uncia isolate 11264 chromosome B2 unlocalized genomic scaffold, Puncia_PCG_1.0 HiC_scaffold_25, whole genome shotgun sequence genome:
- the LOC125939342 gene encoding olfactory receptor 2J3-like yields MMMGKNASSEGYFVLLGFSHWPHLEVVLFVLILMFYLMTLIGNLFIIVLSYLDAHLHTPMYFFLSNLSFLDLCYTTSSIPQLLVNLWGPEKTISYAGCMTQLYFALSLGTTECVLLVVVSYDRYAAVCRPLHYTVIMNPRFCHLLAVASWVSGFTNSALHSSFTFWVPLCGHRQVDHFFCEVPALLRLSCVDTRANELTLLITSSIFVLIPLILILSSYGAIAWAVLRMQSSAGLQRVFGTCGAHLMVVSLFFIPAMCIYLQPPSESSQDQGKFIALFYTVVTPSLNPLIYTLRNKDVREAARRQVGLDWEI; encoded by the coding sequence ATGATGATGGGAAAAAATGCAAGTTCTGAAGGCTACtttgttctactgggtttttctCATTGGCCTCATCTGGAAGTAGTTCTCTTTGTGCTTATCTTGATGTTCTACTTGATGACATTGATAGGCAACCTTTTTATTATTGTCTTGTCATACCTGGATGCCCATCTCCACActcccatgtacttcttcctctcaAACCTCTCTTTTCTGGATCTCTGCTACACCACCAGCTCCATCCCTCAGTTGCTCGTCAATCTCTGGGGCCCAGAAAAGACCATCTCTTATGCCGGTTGCATGACTCAACTTTACTTTGCCCTCTCACTGGGAACCACAGAGTGTGTCCTCCTGGTGGTCGTGTCCTATGACCGTTATGCAGCTGTCTGTAGACCCCTGCATTACACCGTGATCATGAACCCTCGTTTCTGCCACCTGTTGGCTGTGGCTTCCTGGGTCAGTGGCTTTACCAACTCAGCACTTCATTCCTCCTTTACCTTCTGGGTCCCCCTCTGTGGACATCGCCAAGTGGACCATTTCTTCTGTGAAGTTCCAGCACTGCTGCGATTATCGTGTGTTGATACCCGTGCTAATGAGCTGACCCTCCTGATCACGAGCTCCATTTTTGTTCTCATACCACTCATCCTCATTCTCAGTTCTTATGGCGCCATTGCCTGGGCTGTGCTGAGGATGCAGTCATCAGCTGGACTTCAGAGAGTCTTTGGGACATGTGGAGCCCATCTTATGGTTGTGTCCCTCTTTTTCATTCCAGCCATGTGCATATATCTGCAGCCACCATCAGAAAGTTCTCAAGATCAAGGCAAGTTCATTGCCCTCTTTTATACTGTTGTCACACCTAGCCTCAACCCTCTAATCTACACTCTCAGAAACAAAGATGTAAGAGAAGCAGCAAGGAGACAAGTGGGTCTAGATTGGGAGATATGA